The Rhodospirillaceae bacterium genomic sequence AAGTTGCCGCTGTCGATGCGTCGTCGTCGCAAGCAGCTATCAATTGGATCCGTGGGATTGTCTCTGATCCAGAAGTAGGCATGATATACACGGGTAAAGTTGTTAAATTGATGGATTTTGGTGCATTTGTTAACTTTTTGGGTAGCCGGGACGGGCTAGTCCATATCAGTGAATTATCGACCCAACGCGTTAAGCAGCCTAGCGACGTCGTTGCAGTCGGTGATACTGTAAAGGTTAAAGTGCTTGGCGTTGATGATCGGGGCAAGATTAAATTGACCATGAAAGGCGTAGATCAACAATCCGATCCTGAACCTGCACAAGCCCCTTCCTAACTCAGGATAACAAAATGATGTTGTTACCTTCCGTTATTGGCCATCGTGGGGCAGCAGCGGCTGCCCCTGAAAATACGTTGGAAAGTATCCACCAAGCAGCATGTCAAGGGGTAAGATGGGTCGAATTTGATGTCCAGTTAACCCAAGATGGCCAAGTCATTCTGTTTCATGATGATGATCTGCAACGCACTACCAACGGCCAAGGAAAAATATGGGAAAGTTCGTATGCAGCAATCCGAAAATTAGACGCGGGAAGATGGTTTGCTGAAAACTGGCGGGGTGCAAAAGTCCCCACCTTGGCAGAGGCTATTTTTTTGCTGCTTAATCTTGATTTGAAGGCAAATATCGAAATTAAAATTCCAGAGCATTTTGCCGAAGGTCATCCCTATATTGAAAAAACCGTTTTTAATACTATA encodes the following:
- a CDS encoding glycerophosphoryl diester phosphodiesterase: MMLLPSVIGHRGAAAAAPENTLESIHQAACQGVRWVEFDVQLTQDGQVILFHDDDLQRTTNGQGKIWESSYAAIRKLDAGRWFAENWRGAKVPTLAEAIFLLLNLDLKANIEIKIPEHFAEGHPYIEKTVFNTISLLREYWPKKHPLLLSSFSFPALELAYQMAPEFERGLLLWGKPQDWQQQARAIRAKTVNCADQFITKEWISEIREMGYESAVYTINQVRRARELLEWGANGLFTDCPAMIIAGVKAMTSAGDYPPGVLKKPK